One window of Chryseobacterium sp. JJR-5R genomic DNA carries:
- a CDS encoding 2-hydroxyacid dehydrogenase, with amino-acid sequence MRILLLDKNHPLITEQLLEKNFILEEDFTSSYDEVYRKIENYDGVIIRSRIPLDKNFLERAKNLKFIARVGAGMENIDIPVAEKLGIQLINSPEGNRDSVAEHVVGMLLVLMNRLFIASQEVKDGIWLREENRGDELLGKTVGLIGYGNMGKATAKRLSGFGCTVIFHDILPGLSDEYATQVSPEELKERAEILSLHIPLTEESYYLIDGSFIAEMKNDFYFINTARGKNVETKSLVEAMRSGKVKGACLDVLEYEKSSFENLETENEDLKYLLESEKAIVTPHIAGWTHQSKEKLAQVIADKITARFA; translated from the coding sequence ATGAGAATTTTGCTTTTAGATAAAAACCACCCGCTTATTACCGAACAGCTTTTGGAAAAAAACTTTATCCTGGAAGAAGATTTTACCTCTTCCTACGATGAGGTATACCGTAAAATTGAAAATTATGACGGTGTTATTATCAGAAGCCGGATCCCCTTGGATAAAAACTTTCTGGAACGTGCCAAAAACCTGAAGTTTATTGCCAGGGTAGGAGCGGGAATGGAGAACATCGATATTCCCGTGGCTGAAAAACTGGGGATTCAGCTGATCAATTCCCCCGAAGGAAACAGGGATTCCGTAGCGGAACATGTGGTCGGGATGCTGCTGGTTCTTATGAACAGGCTGTTTATTGCCTCACAGGAAGTAAAGGACGGAATCTGGCTGCGCGAAGAAAACCGGGGCGACGAGCTCCTGGGAAAAACCGTCGGGCTGATCGGTTACGGGAATATGGGGAAAGCAACGGCAAAAAGGCTTTCAGGATTTGGCTGTACCGTTATTTTCCATGATATCCTGCCGGGCCTGTCGGATGAATATGCCACACAGGTTTCTCCGGAAGAATTAAAAGAACGGGCAGAGATCCTAAGCCTGCACATTCCCTTAACGGAAGAATCTTATTACCTGATTGACGGATCTTTCATTGCTGAAATGAAAAACGATTTTTATTTCATCAATACAGCCAGAGGGAAGAATGTTGAAACGAAAAGCTTAGTTGAGGCCATGCGTTCCGGTAAGGTTAAAGGTGCCTGCCTGGATGTGCTGGAATATGAAAAATCCTCTTTTGAGAATCTGGAAACGGAGAATGAAGATCTGAAATACCTGTTGGAATCTGAGAAAGCCATTGTTACACCGCATATTGCAGGATGGACCCATCAGAGCAAAGAAAAACTCGCGCAGGTAATCGCGGATAAGATTACAGCCCGGTTTGCATAA
- a CDS encoding Ig-like domain-containing protein, translating to MKRLFLLLITGFLLQSCARVGSPVGGSKDTLAPKFLGSNIDTTRINVPRDIKELRLDFDEYITLKDVSKNLNISPPINNITRIIPANIANKFVLIQWTDTLQANTTYNFNFGNSIADNNETNVLRYFNFAFSTGEKLDDLYVSGEIKDALSLKKAGENKFVVGLYRAKDTIDYKKKPYYMTKVDEDGYYELNYLSPGSYKVIAFEDENENSVYDPGKEKVGFQKDPVVVEKSVSGLNLKLYPSRKPVKYLEMKEAPGGVMMTFEGKPDDVKVQPLNEKIKDYKVTRAPKSDTLRIWFDAVKSDVGQSATENLKFGYNAGIGKKDSLYNASLFYKYNTKNAMDLNSDNGGGLLAPKEDFKLSSNYYIDKINTDKWIFRAAGDSLNTLPFTAKISETNPYQILMKADFVPGKKYQLTVPKETVSSFYAKNYQSKRFDFEADKVENYGSLTFKLQNAPVSSYWIQLVDSSDKILYQKYTKGSDVKFDILKPGEYIVRILTDNNENKYWDEADFRNEVFAEDAYTYYKVIIVRPLWDSNEEWDLKDTRVLDTSKLSTPKTNTNTNTPPKDLNKTDLKSNDALLSPTR from the coding sequence ATGAAAAGACTTTTTTTATTATTAATTACCGGTTTCCTTTTGCAGTCCTGTGCAAGGGTCGGGTCCCCTGTAGGAGGATCTAAAGATACGCTGGCCCCTAAATTTTTAGGTTCCAACATTGATACCACAAGGATTAATGTTCCGAGGGATATTAAAGAACTGCGCCTGGATTTTGATGAGTACATTACTTTAAAGGATGTCAGTAAAAACCTGAATATTTCTCCTCCCATCAACAATATCACAAGAATTATTCCCGCCAATATTGCGAATAAGTTTGTCCTTATCCAGTGGACGGATACCCTCCAGGCCAATACAACCTATAACTTTAATTTCGGGAATTCTATTGCAGATAACAATGAGACGAATGTCCTGCGCTATTTCAATTTTGCCTTTTCTACAGGTGAAAAACTGGATGACCTTTACGTAAGCGGAGAAATAAAAGATGCTTTATCCCTTAAAAAAGCCGGTGAAAATAAATTTGTAGTCGGGTTGTACCGTGCAAAAGATACCATCGATTATAAAAAGAAGCCTTATTACATGACCAAGGTAGATGAAGACGGATATTACGAACTGAACTACCTGTCTCCCGGATCCTATAAGGTTATTGCTTTTGAAGATGAGAATGAAAATTCAGTATATGACCCAGGCAAGGAAAAAGTAGGCTTTCAGAAAGACCCTGTAGTGGTTGAGAAATCAGTTTCCGGATTGAATTTAAAACTGTACCCTTCCAGGAAACCGGTAAAATACCTTGAAATGAAAGAAGCTCCGGGAGGTGTAATGATGACGTTTGAAGGAAAGCCGGATGACGTTAAAGTGCAGCCGCTGAATGAAAAAATCAAAGACTATAAAGTTACGCGCGCGCCGAAATCCGACACGCTGCGGATCTGGTTTGATGCAGTGAAAAGTGACGTGGGCCAGTCGGCAACGGAAAATCTCAAATTCGGATATAATGCAGGCATCGGTAAAAAAGACAGCCTGTACAATGCATCGTTGTTCTATAAGTACAATACGAAAAATGCGATGGATCTCAACAGCGATAACGGCGGCGGACTGCTTGCCCCGAAAGAGGATTTCAAGCTGAGCTCAAATTACTATATCGATAAGATAAATACCGACAAATGGATTTTCAGAGCAGCCGGTGACAGCTTAAATACCCTGCCTTTCACCGCAAAAATCTCAGAAACCAATCCGTACCAGATTCTGATGAAAGCTGATTTTGTTCCGGGTAAAAAATACCAGCTGACGGTTCCGAAAGAGACGGTATCCTCGTTCTATGCTAAAAACTACCAGTCCAAGCGTTTTGATTTTGAAGCGGATAAAGTTGAAAATTACGGAAGCCTGACCTTTAAGCTGCAGAATGCGCCGGTGTCAAGCTACTGGATCCAGCTGGTAGACAGTTCGGATAAAATTTTATATCAGAAATATACAAAAGGCAGCGATGTCAAATTTGATATTCTAAAGCCTGGTGAGTATATCGTGAGGATCCTGACGGACAATAATGAAAATAAATACTGGGATGAAGCGGATTTCCGGAATGAGGTTTTTGCAGAAGATGCATATACCTATTATAAAGTTATTATTGTAAGGCCGCTTTGGGACAGCAATGAAGAGTGGGACCTGAAAGACACGAGGGTACTGGATACGTCAAAATTAAGCACGCCGAAAACAAATACCAATACCAATACACCGCCGAAAGACCTGAATAAAACAGACTTAAAAAGCAATGATGCTTTGCTAAGCCCTACGCGGTAA
- a CDS encoding acyl-CoA thioesterase translates to MTKIKKASESLTIMTNIVLPNDTNQLRNLFGGELLARMDRCASISATRHCERRVVTASVNHVSFDHPIPEGGIVVMESKVSRAFSTSMEIYVDVWLDDPINHRKIQTNKGIYTFVAVDEFNRPIPIPDMEPETEEEKERFAAALRRKELSLILSGRMKPLDSVELKKLFQEPK, encoded by the coding sequence ATGACAAAAATAAAAAAAGCGTCAGAATCCCTGACGATCATGACGAATATCGTACTTCCCAATGATACCAACCAGCTGAGAAATCTTTTCGGCGGCGAATTGCTGGCGAGAATGGACCGCTGTGCTTCCATCTCCGCCACAAGGCACTGTGAAAGAAGGGTCGTAACGGCATCCGTAAACCACGTTTCATTTGACCATCCGATCCCGGAAGGAGGAATTGTCGTCATGGAATCCAAAGTTTCCCGTGCTTTCTCCACGTCTATGGAAATTTATGTGGATGTCTGGCTGGATGACCCGATCAACCATAGAAAAATCCAGACCAATAAAGGGATTTATACCTTTGTGGCAGTGGACGAATTCAACAGGCCGATCCCGATTCCTGACATGGAGCCCGAAACGGAAGAAGAGAAAGAACGGTTTGCCGCTGCTTTAAGAAGAAAAGAACTGTCGCTCATCCTTTCCGGAAGAATGAAGCCCTTGGATTCCGTGGAACTGAAAAAGCTTTTCCAGGAACCTAAATAA
- a CDS encoding serine hydrolase domain-containing protein, giving the protein MNNRYFLLLITAFLFFFSCKKKSEDSHAVTEPTTDLPNYGNVDLGKVFTKGDSQLPDKASLVRYIDQYYKKVWEGSDLSGGILVAKGDDILYENYRGFAREGHQKPIDKNTPLHVASVSKTLTAMAMMKLVEAGKIKLTDHLTQYFPGFPYPAVTVQTLLDQRSGLPKYEYFITKIQPVPAELSKPFITNEDILHMIIKYKPDLARDTDTGFMYCNTNFAMLALLIEKITKTPFPQAMKEMVFDPLKMKDTFIFREKDIPTASQSFYYGGNRLYPLDKLDLIYGDKNVYTTPRDLYNFSKAMFSKDFLKPELMQMVFTPYSNEKAGMNNYGLGFRMKIFDNGEKLTYHNGWWHGTNSVFAHLLKSKVTIVAIGNRYSGKVYTALALSGLFEDFPAQTDKLHSVMSDGRDTLKGHGEVYGE; this is encoded by the coding sequence ATGAATAATCGCTACTTCTTACTGCTGATCACTGCTTTTTTATTCTTTTTTTCCTGTAAAAAAAAATCTGAAGATTCCCATGCCGTTACAGAACCTACAACCGATCTTCCGAATTACGGCAATGTGGATTTAGGCAAAGTATTTACGAAAGGTGACAGCCAGCTCCCTGACAAGGCATCGCTGGTGCGTTATATTGATCAGTATTATAAAAAAGTCTGGGAAGGAAGTGATTTAAGCGGCGGCATCCTGGTAGCAAAAGGGGATGACATCCTGTATGAGAATTATCGGGGCTTTGCCAGGGAAGGTCATCAGAAGCCGATTGATAAAAATACGCCGCTCCATGTGGCATCGGTTTCAAAAACATTAACGGCAATGGCCATGATGAAACTGGTGGAAGCGGGGAAAATTAAGCTTACAGACCACTTGACCCAATATTTCCCGGGGTTCCCATATCCGGCTGTTACTGTACAGACCTTGCTGGACCAGAGAAGCGGCCTCCCGAAATACGAATATTTTATCACAAAGATCCAGCCGGTTCCGGCAGAGCTTTCAAAGCCTTTCATTACCAATGAAGATATATTACATATGATCATTAAATACAAACCGGACCTGGCAAGAGACACGGATACCGGATTCATGTACTGTAATACCAACTTCGCCATGCTGGCTTTACTGATTGAGAAGATAACCAAAACCCCTTTTCCGCAGGCGATGAAAGAAATGGTTTTTGATCCGCTGAAAATGAAGGATACCTTTATTTTCCGGGAAAAAGACATTCCCACAGCTTCCCAGTCATTTTATTACGGAGGGAACAGACTATATCCGCTGGATAAGCTTGACCTTATTTACGGGGATAAAAATGTATATACAACACCGAGAGATTTATATAACTTCTCAAAAGCCATGTTTTCCAAAGATTTTTTAAAGCCGGAACTGATGCAGATGGTATTCACGCCTTACAGCAATGAGAAGGCAGGGATGAATAATTACGGGCTTGGCTTCAGGATGAAAATTTTTGACAACGGGGAGAAACTTACCTACCACAACGGCTGGTGGCACGGAACTAACTCTGTTTTCGCCCATTTATTAAAATCAAAAGTAACCATTGTAGCCATCGGGAACAGATATTCAGGCAAGGTGTATACAGCGCTTGCCTTATCCGGCCTGTTCGAAGACTTTCCTGCCCAGACAGACAAACTGCACAGCGTAATGAGCGATGGCAGAGATACATTGAAAGGACATGGTGAAGTTTATGGAGAATAA